Proteins from one Dermacentor variabilis isolate Ectoservices chromosome 1, ASM5094787v1, whole genome shotgun sequence genomic window:
- the LOC142571447 gene encoding uncharacterized protein LOC142571447 yields the protein MLQLKYQIIDDGGSTRDNKAILGLDLQSAFDKVKHSAILSQVSKLNMGERSYNYIKDFLTDRTVELRAGHLQTQEKKLGSTGTPQGSVISPMLFNLVMIGVAEKLGHIEDVRHTIYADDITLWVTGGSDAHIEGALQAAVDAIEDQLEGTGLRCSPRKSELLILPPTKNSKSKTRQRENEKIRIVTKSGNVIPEVGKIRILGMVIEKHARNGETITRLRAKAANAIRLLKRVTSRKAGMSEMSLLWLIQSFVISHVAYVAAYHRWLQHERNKINVLIRRAYKTALGLFESTSTNRLLQLGLHNTLEEIAEAQRTSQLERLSMTKAGRKILDDLGIRRSNEVEMKLPVPEEVRRQTRIDPIPRNMNPEFNKGRRAARAKALIDQHANDEHARYVDAAEYQRNAFAAVVIEASTGATSTAASVRSAGAEQAEEVAIALAIADADCHTVLSDSRQAVRNFAKGQICREAERVLRAVKVKERKVRLKWFPAHAGDASGRNENHNETAHAVARALTNRAPATDRPTWFGTRDRMTDYSEITKAYRLARRTLPPPHPRLSRAEAVVLRQLQTGSLPSPRLMNRMYPETYPTDMCRVCRRETADYTHILWDCVKYPEDSKSRTLPPRLEAAAKSYDRDDQLWAVQQVLEALERHGPSEPATASGDPRRVTATSRMT from the coding sequence atgctgcagctcaaataccaaatcattgatgatggcggcagcacccgcgacaacaaagcaatcctagggctggacctgcagagcgccttcgataaggtgaaacactcggcgattctgtcccaagtctccaagctcaacatgggcgaaagatcctacaactatatcaaggacttcctcacagacaggaccgtcgagctacgagcaggccaCCTACAGActcaagagaagaagctcgggagcaccggcacaccgcagggatcggtcatttcgccgatgctgttcaacctggtaatgatcggagtggccgagaAGCTCGGacacatcgaagacgtcaggcacaccatctacgcggacgatatcacgctatgggtgaccggtggcagcgacgcccacatcgagggtgCGCTGCAAGCCGctgtcgacgcaatagaagaccagctggaaggcaccggactgagatgttcgccgcgcaaatcggagcttctcatactcccacctaccaaaaacagcaaaagcaagaccagacaacgcgaaaacgaaaaaatcagaatcgtcaccaaatccggcaacgtgatccccgaggtcggcaaaattaggatcctaggcatggtcattgAAAAGCACGCAAGAAACGGCGAAACTATCACCCGTCTCAgggcaaaagcagccaacgcgattcgactcctaaaacgagtcacttcccgaaaggctggcatgagtgAGATGAGCCTACTTTGGCTCatccaatccttcgtcatcagccacgtcgcatacgttgcagcctaccacagatggctgcaacacgaacgaaacaaaatcaacgtgctcatcagaagagcgtacaagacggcgctgggcctgttcgagtccacgagcacgaaccgcttgttacaactcggattacacaatacgctcgaagaaatagccgaagcgcaacggacttctcaactggagcggctgtccatgaccaaagccgggaggaagatactggacgatctgggaattagacgctcgaacgaggtggagatgaagctccccgtccctgaagaggtccgacgccagaccagaatcgaccccataccgaggaacatgaatcccgagttcaacaagggaagaagagcggcgagggccaaggctctcattgaccagcatgccaacgacgaacacgcgcggtacgtggacgcggccgaataccaacggaacgccttcgcagcggtcgtcatagaggcgtcaaccggcgccacgagtacggcagcgagcgtgagaagcgccggagcggaacaagcggaggaggtagccatcgccctggccatcgccgacgcagactgccacacggtgctcagcgactcaagacaggcggtgcgaaacttcgccaaaggccaaatctgcagggaggctgagcgcgtactgcgagcggtcaaagtaaaagaacgaaaagtacgactcaagtggttcccggcgcacgcgggcgacgcatcgggacgcaatgagaaccataatgagacggcacacgcagtggcgcgagcgctaaccaaccgcgcccctgcgacagaccgtccgacgtggttcggaaccaggGACCGCATGACAGATTACagtgaaatcacgaaggcctaccgcctggctcgcaggactctcccacccccgcacccgagactgagtcgagcggaggcggtagtactgagacagctccagaccggatcgctaccgagcccgagactgatgaatcgtatgtaccccgagacatatccgacagatatgtgcagagtgtGCCGGAGGGAGActgcagactacacgcacatttTGTGGGACTGCGTCAAATATCCAGAAGATTCAaaatcaagaacactcccaccgcggctcgaggcagccgcgaagagctacgaccgagacgatcagctctgggccgtccagcaggtcctcgaggcgctcgaaaggcacggacccagcgagccggcaacggcgagcggagacccgcgccgagtaacggcgacttcgaggatgacgtag